A single Candidatus Thalassolituus haligoni DNA region contains:
- the pqqA gene encoding pyrroloquinoline quinone precursor peptide PqqA produces the protein MWTKPAYNDLRIGFEVTMYFSHR, from the coding sequence ATGTGGACTAAACCAGCCTACAACGATCTGCGTATTGGCTTCGAAGTCACCATGTACTTCAGCCACCGTTAA
- the pqqD gene encoding pyrroloquinoline quinone biosynthesis peptide chaperone PqqD, protein MITAEQIPLLNRLYRMQWEESQQSHVLLYPEGMVQLNGSAGEIMALVDGTRSGADIIALLEQKFPEAGDLSADIIEFLGVAHEHNWITFG, encoded by the coding sequence ATGATCACCGCCGAGCAGATACCGCTACTGAACCGCTTGTACCGGATGCAATGGGAAGAAAGCCAGCAGTCACACGTCCTGCTGTACCCGGAAGGCATGGTGCAACTGAATGGCAGTGCCGGAGAAATCATGGCGCTGGTGGATGGCACACGTTCCGGGGCCGATATTATTGCGCTGCTGGAACAGAAGTTCCCGGAAGCCGGTGACCTGAGTGCCGATATCATTGAATTTCTCGGAGTCGCCCATGAGCACAACTGGATCACCTTTGGCTAA
- the pqqB gene encoding pyrroloquinoline quinone biosynthesis protein PqqB, with product MKIHVLGSAAGGGFPQWNCNCVNCKGYRDGTIKATARTQSSICVSADGERWLLFNTSPDIRAQLASFTPLQPARQDRDTGIHAIVLMDGQIDHSTGLLMLREGLPLDVYTTAPVHEDLSSGFPLFSMLTKWNGGPAHHEIPLDGRSFSIPGMEALTITAMPLDSNAPPYSPRRGNPMPGDNIGIFIEDTTTGGTLFYAPGLGVIEDHLLPWMAKADCLLVDGTLWTDDEMINMGLSQSTGQMMGHLAQSGDGGMLEVLANYPDARKVLIHINNTNPILNEESEQRAIVEAQGVEISFDGMEIDI from the coding sequence ATGAAAATTCACGTACTCGGCTCCGCTGCCGGTGGCGGCTTCCCGCAGTGGAACTGTAACTGCGTTAACTGCAAGGGCTATCGAGACGGCACCATCAAGGCCACCGCCCGCACCCAGTCTTCTATTTGTGTTTCTGCCGATGGCGAACGCTGGTTGCTGTTTAATACCTCGCCGGATATTCGTGCCCAGCTGGCGTCCTTTACGCCGTTGCAGCCTGCGCGTCAGGATCGTGATACCGGTATCCACGCGATTGTGCTGATGGATGGTCAGATTGACCACAGCACCGGTCTGTTGATGTTGCGGGAAGGTCTGCCGCTGGATGTATACACCACCGCGCCGGTGCACGAAGACCTCAGCAGCGGGTTTCCATTGTTCAGCATGCTGACAAAGTGGAACGGCGGTCCGGCGCATCATGAGATTCCGCTGGATGGCCGTTCGTTCTCGATACCCGGTATGGAAGCATTAACAATCACCGCCATGCCGCTCGACAGCAATGCACCGCCGTACTCGCCACGCCGTGGCAACCCCATGCCGGGCGACAATATCGGTATTTTTATTGAAGACACGACCACCGGGGGCACGCTGTTTTATGCGCCGGGGCTGGGCGTTATTGAAGATCACCTGTTGCCCTGGATGGCAAAGGCCGATTGCCTGCTGGTGGACGGCACGCTGTGGACGGATGACGAAATGATCAATATGGGCTTGAGCCAGTCGACCGGCCAGATGATGGGTCACCTGGCCCAGTCGGGCGACGGCGGTATGCTGGAGGTGCTGGCAAATTACCCGGATGCTCGCAAAGTGTTGATTCACATTAACAACACCAATCCGATTTTGAACGAAGAGTCGGAGCAACGCGCCATCGTCGAGGCACAGGGGGTTGAGATTTCCTTCGATGGTATGGAAATCGATATCTAA
- the pqqC gene encoding pyrroloquinoline-quinone synthase PqqC → MTEHHRNPPWSREEFEQRLRAKGALYHIHHPYHQAMHNGECNEAQIRGWVANRFYYQINIPVKDANVLANCRDRDERRQWVQRILDHDGYDGAHGGIEAWLMLGEAVGIDRDTMLSQELVLPGVRFAVDAYVNFARRSSWQEAACSSLTEMFAPEIHQSRLDTWPQNYPWIDMQGLQYFRGRLSEARRDVQHGLRVTLDHFVTRQEQERALDILQFKLDILWTMLDAMTMAYYQNRAPYHNIEADGMGNPVRYHHGAYR, encoded by the coding sequence ATGACAGAACACCACCGTAACCCGCCCTGGTCACGCGAAGAATTTGAACAACGCCTGCGCGCCAAAGGGGCGCTGTACCATATTCACCACCCTTATCATCAGGCGATGCACAACGGCGAATGCAACGAAGCGCAAATTCGTGGCTGGGTCGCCAATCGTTTTTACTATCAGATTAATATTCCGGTAAAAGACGCCAATGTGCTGGCCAACTGCCGCGACCGGGATGAGCGCCGTCAGTGGGTGCAGCGTATTCTCGATCACGACGGTTACGACGGCGCCCATGGTGGTATTGAAGCCTGGTTGATGCTGGGCGAAGCGGTCGGAATCGATCGCGATACCATGCTGTCACAGGAGCTGGTGCTACCGGGGGTGCGGTTTGCTGTTGATGCCTATGTGAATTTTGCTCGTCGCTCAAGCTGGCAAGAAGCCGCCTGCTCCTCGTTAACCGAGATGTTTGCCCCGGAAATTCATCAGTCACGACTGGATACCTGGCCCCAAAATTACCCCTGGATCGATATGCAGGGTTTGCAGTATTTTCGTGGTCGCTTGAGTGAAGCACGGCGCGATGTGCAGCATGGCTTGCGGGTGACGCTGGATCATTTTGTGACCCGTCAGGAGCAGGAGCGGGCGCTGGATATTCTGCAGTTCAAGCTGGATATTCTCTGGACCATGCTGGATGCCATGACCATGGCTTATTATCAAAACCGGGCGCCGTACCACAATATCGAAGCCGACGGTATGGGCAACCCGGTGCGTTATCACCACGGGGCTTATCGATGA